One Longimicrobium terrae DNA segment encodes these proteins:
- a CDS encoding ankyrin repeat domain-containing protein, which yields MPDPGRSLPPHPSPEQQRKQAKELLRDLRAGSPAALARFRRHLPDKPRLTLADAQFVLAREHGFANWAALNSHVEQADGEVTPAMLAAVHRAFASRDAGAIRTALLRNPAARGRINAPVFPFNAPALVHFAGTGDVAVVDALLDAGADPDRRSEWWAGGFHPLHVATGEVADRLLRAGATPDACAAANLDRPDLLARMLDTDPARVHERGGDGQTPLHFARSTEVADLLLSRGADIDARDVDHRATPAQWMLDRTRGAARYDLARHLVSRGASADVFLAAALGMADALRTMLENDPSLLDLRTGRGEYGAIPPSSAHIYQWTIGAGRSPLQTAAQFGQEEALAAMRPFASPRQRFVAACAAARADEARQLLREHPTLVAELAPDERRALPDAAWAADVPIVELMLELGFDPATPGQDGGTALHCAAWVGSLGATRAVLRDPRGRALIAARDPSHGSTPLGWCVHGAMNSGHPADDYPAIARALLEAGARPDPGWEAAPAPVRDVIRDFAAA from the coding sequence ATGCCCGATCCCGGACGTTCCCTCCCGCCCCACCCTTCCCCCGAACAGCAGCGCAAGCAGGCCAAGGAGCTCCTGCGCGACCTTCGCGCCGGAAGCCCGGCCGCGCTCGCGCGCTTTCGCCGCCACCTTCCCGACAAGCCGCGCCTGACCCTGGCCGACGCGCAGTTCGTGCTGGCGCGCGAGCACGGCTTCGCGAACTGGGCCGCGCTAAATTCCCACGTCGAGCAGGCGGATGGCGAGGTCACACCCGCCATGCTGGCTGCGGTGCACCGCGCCTTTGCCTCGCGCGACGCCGGCGCCATCCGCACCGCGCTGCTGCGGAACCCCGCCGCGCGCGGCCGCATCAACGCGCCCGTCTTTCCGTTCAACGCGCCCGCGCTCGTCCACTTCGCGGGCACGGGCGACGTTGCCGTGGTGGATGCGCTGCTGGACGCGGGCGCGGATCCCGACCGGCGCAGCGAGTGGTGGGCGGGTGGATTCCATCCCCTGCACGTCGCCACGGGCGAAGTCGCCGACCGGCTGCTGCGGGCCGGCGCCACGCCCGATGCGTGCGCGGCCGCCAACCTGGACCGCCCCGACCTGCTCGCCCGCATGCTGGACACCGATCCCGCGCGCGTGCACGAGCGCGGCGGCGACGGGCAGACGCCGCTGCACTTTGCCCGGTCGACGGAGGTCGCCGACCTGCTCCTCTCGCGCGGCGCCGACATCGACGCGCGCGACGTGGACCACCGCGCCACCCCCGCGCAGTGGATGCTCGACCGAACGCGGGGCGCCGCCCGCTACGACCTGGCCCGGCACCTGGTGTCGCGCGGGGCCTCGGCGGATGTCTTTCTGGCGGCCGCGCTGGGGATGGCGGATGCGCTCCGGACGATGCTGGAGAACGATCCCTCGCTCCTGGACCTGCGCACCGGCCGCGGGGAGTATGGCGCGATCCCGCCCTCCAGCGCCCACATCTACCAGTGGACGATCGGCGCCGGCCGCTCCCCGCTCCAGACGGCCGCGCAGTTCGGGCAGGAGGAGGCGCTGGCGGCCATGCGCCCGTTCGCCAGCCCGCGCCAGCGCTTCGTGGCCGCCTGTGCCGCCGCCCGGGCAGATGAGGCGCGGCAGCTTCTGCGGGAGCACCCCACGCTCGTCGCGGAACTGGCGCCGGACGAGCGGCGCGCCCTTCCCGACGCGGCCTGGGCCGCGGACGTCCCCATCGTCGAACTGATGCTGGAACTGGGATTCGATCCCGCCACGCCGGGGCAGGATGGCGGCACCGCCCTGCACTGCGCCGCGTGGGTGGGCTCCCTGGGCGCAACGCGGGCGGTGCTCCGCGATCCCCGCGGCCGTGCCCTCATCGCCGCGCGCGATCCATCCCACGGATCCACCCCGCTGGGCTGGTGCGTGCATGGCGCGATGAACTCCGGCCACCCGGCGGACGACTATCCCGCCATCGCGCGTGCGCTCCTGGAAGCCGGCGCCCGCCCGGACCCCGGGTGGGAGGCCGCGCCCGCGCCCGTCCGCGACGTGATCCGCGACTTCGCCGCGGCGTGA
- a CDS encoding YciI family protein gives MRFTILFKNDQDSEVDVPPCMDLDEMGRFLDQLGRDGVLVGYEGLYPSSHGARLHLKGGKASVVDGPFAEAKELIAGFALVNVASKHEAIDLAEQFLRIAGQGAAEVRQAFESAVSASSPTETTATV, from the coding sequence ATGCGTTTTACGATTCTGTTTAAGAACGACCAGGACTCGGAGGTGGATGTGCCTCCGTGCATGGACCTGGATGAGATGGGCCGCTTTCTGGACCAGTTGGGCCGCGACGGCGTGCTGGTGGGCTACGAGGGGCTGTACCCCAGCTCCCACGGCGCGCGCCTGCACCTGAAGGGCGGCAAAGCCAGCGTGGTCGACGGGCCGTTCGCCGAGGCCAAGGAGCTCATCGCCGGCTTCGCGCTGGTGAACGTGGCGTCCAAGCACGAAGCCATCGACCTCGCCGAGCAGTTCCTGCGCATCGCCGGGCAGGGCGCGGCCGAGGTGCGCCAGGCCTTTGAATCCGCCGTCTCCGCCAGTTCCCCCACCGAGACTACCGCGACCGTGTAG
- a CDS encoding winged helix-turn-helix transcriptional regulator, with protein sequence MKNTESESVGGPVPLSERLQRGDLMAECPSREVLKHVTSRWGVLVLLALQGGTHRFSELRRRISGVSERMLAQTLQWLEGDGLVKRVAYEVVPPHVEYSLTPLGREAAEKVRALADWIETSLPAISENWNQR encoded by the coding sequence ATGAAAAACACTGAATCCGAATCCGTGGGCGGCCCCGTGCCGCTGTCCGAGCGCCTGCAGCGCGGCGACCTGATGGCCGAGTGCCCGTCGCGCGAGGTGCTCAAGCACGTCACCAGCCGGTGGGGCGTGCTGGTGCTGCTGGCGCTGCAGGGCGGCACGCACCGCTTCAGCGAACTGCGCCGGCGCATCAGCGGCGTGAGCGAACGGATGCTCGCGCAGACCCTGCAGTGGCTGGAGGGCGACGGGCTGGTGAAGCGCGTGGCGTACGAGGTGGTGCCGCCGCACGTGGAGTACAGCCTCACCCCGCTGGGCCGCGAAGCCGCCGAAAAAGTCCGCGCCCTCGCCGACTGGATCGAAACCAGTCTCCCCGCCATCTCCGAGAATTGGAATCAGCGCTGA
- a CDS encoding SDR family oxidoreductase, with protein sequence MSIGITGATGHLGRLVINRLKEQGSAGEIIALARSPEKAADLGVTVRAADYDQPGTLRPALEGVDTLLLISGSELGKRAEQHANVIQAARVAGVKRIVYTSLLHADTSTLSLAAEHLATEAAVKASGIPYTILRNGWYTENYAASIGGAVATGAVVGSAGEGRISSAARADYADAAVAAVTGSGHEGKTYELAGDAAWTLSDLAAEISRQTGKTISYNNLPEAEYAAALAGHGLSQPVAQAIAGFDVAASQGALFDDSRQLSTLIGRPTTPLATSVADALKQAA encoded by the coding sequence ATGAGCATCGGAATCACGGGCGCCACGGGCCATCTGGGCCGCCTCGTCATCAACAGGCTGAAGGAGCAGGGAAGCGCGGGCGAAATCATCGCGCTGGCGCGGTCGCCGGAAAAGGCGGCCGACCTTGGGGTCACGGTCCGCGCGGCGGATTACGACCAGCCCGGCACGCTTCGGCCGGCGCTCGAAGGCGTCGATACGCTGCTGCTCATCTCCGGGAGCGAACTGGGCAAGCGCGCGGAGCAGCACGCCAACGTCATCCAGGCGGCCCGGGTGGCGGGAGTGAAGCGCATCGTCTACACGTCGCTGCTGCATGCAGATACGTCCACGCTGAGCCTGGCCGCCGAGCACCTGGCCACGGAAGCCGCGGTCAAGGCGTCGGGCATTCCGTACACCATTCTGCGCAACGGATGGTATACGGAGAACTACGCCGCCTCCATCGGCGGGGCGGTGGCGACGGGCGCGGTCGTCGGCAGCGCGGGCGAGGGGCGCATCTCGTCCGCGGCGCGCGCGGATTACGCGGACGCCGCCGTCGCGGCGGTGACGGGATCCGGGCATGAGGGAAAGACGTACGAGCTTGCCGGCGACGCGGCGTGGACCCTCAGCGATCTGGCCGCCGAGATCTCGCGGCAGACGGGCAAGACCATCTCGTACAACAACCTGCCGGAAGCCGAGTACGCCGCCGCGCTTGCGGGCCACGGGCTCTCTCAGCCGGTGGCGCAGGCGATCGCCGGGTTTGATGTCGCGGCCTCGCAGGGAGCGCTGTTCGATGACTCGCGCCAGCTCTCCACGCTCATCGGCCGGCCCACGACTCCGCTCGCCACGAGCGTCGCGGACGCGCTCAAGCAGGCTGCGTAA
- a CDS encoding NUDIX domain-containing protein: MSATTPVSIPEPVPDWAVRYNAGDYPPHGVTGDAVALALAWNGGECSLQALLVVRGKDPFAGLDAWPGGFMEWMDDEDSLQTAIRELREETGVAAPEFVEALASYSRNGRDPRQFAGYRDEKTGQWIARGARVTTNAYLMLVRRAEGDAPAHADDASDARWVDVYSHLPWEDVREGRTAALHASEALDAWAAKGSSGRAGQVADAFGRDEWNEERTAERFALLMESGLVPESRRDLWGRSEPREGDARLGREMAFDHRHILADALGRLRGKIKYLPAALMALTGPELTLDELQAACEAIAGRPLHRANFRRAVAQQGTGETRAPRLVGKTGRTRQREGRGPGVAPEIYQFLPESTRARLENSIRFPWLPLAEGR; this comes from the coding sequence GTGAGCGCCACAACCCCCGTCAGCATCCCCGAGCCCGTTCCCGACTGGGCCGTCCGCTACAACGCGGGCGATTATCCGCCGCATGGCGTTACCGGCGACGCGGTTGCGCTCGCGCTGGCGTGGAACGGCGGCGAGTGCTCGCTGCAGGCGCTGCTCGTGGTGCGCGGCAAGGACCCGTTCGCGGGGCTGGACGCGTGGCCCGGCGGCTTCATGGAGTGGATGGACGACGAGGATTCGCTGCAGACGGCCATCCGCGAACTGCGCGAGGAAACCGGCGTCGCCGCTCCGGAGTTCGTGGAGGCGCTGGCCAGCTACAGCCGCAACGGCCGCGATCCGCGCCAGTTCGCCGGCTACCGCGACGAAAAGACGGGCCAGTGGATCGCCCGCGGCGCGCGCGTGACGACGAACGCGTACCTGATGCTCGTCCGGCGCGCGGAGGGCGACGCGCCGGCCCACGCGGATGACGCCAGCGACGCGCGCTGGGTGGACGTGTACTCGCACCTGCCGTGGGAGGACGTGCGCGAGGGCCGCACCGCCGCGCTGCACGCCTCCGAGGCGCTGGACGCGTGGGCCGCGAAGGGTTCTTCCGGCCGCGCGGGCCAGGTGGCCGACGCGTTCGGCCGCGACGAATGGAACGAGGAGCGCACCGCCGAGCGCTTCGCCCTGCTGATGGAATCCGGCCTGGTCCCCGAGTCGCGCCGCGACCTGTGGGGCCGCAGCGAGCCGCGCGAGGGAGATGCGCGCCTGGGGCGGGAAATGGCGTTCGACCACCGCCACATCCTGGCCGACGCGCTGGGGCGGCTGCGCGGCAAGATCAAGTACCTGCCCGCCGCGCTGATGGCGCTCACCGGCCCCGAACTGACGCTGGACGAGCTTCAGGCGGCGTGCGAGGCCATCGCCGGGCGGCCGCTGCACCGCGCCAACTTCCGCCGCGCCGTCGCGCAGCAGGGCACCGGCGAAACGCGCGCGCCGCGGCTCGTGGGCAAGACCGGCCGCACGCGCCAGCGCGAGGGACGCGGGCCGGGCGTGGCGCCGGAGATCTACCAGTTCCTTCCGGAATCCACCCGCGCGCGGCTGGAAAACTCCATCCGCTTTCCGTGGCTGCCGCTCGCGGAAGGCCGGTGA
- a CDS encoding cysteine hydrolase family protein, whose translation MTANTGRIGWIVDAQNDFMLPADRGGRLYVHDLFDDGRDPGAQQIVPALVHTVEWMRANCDVLVYTGDWHAYGDAEIDPQSPDATRGTYPPHCMGLSDDADEREGAQIIPEIRPENPVVLARDATADDAESVVRTAVSEKRPIFIHKKVFSVFEGNAATDPLLHALRDHFGALDVVMIGVARDVCVKGALEGFLERGQPVTLVTDATWGLGLEPEAEALARWMNDGAALITTRGLDLRAAQTPQKG comes from the coding sequence ATGACGGCGAATACAGGGCGCATCGGGTGGATCGTGGATGCGCAGAACGACTTCATGCTGCCGGCCGATCGCGGCGGGCGGCTGTACGTGCACGACCTGTTCGATGACGGGCGCGACCCTGGCGCGCAGCAGATCGTGCCCGCGCTCGTCCACACGGTCGAGTGGATGCGCGCCAACTGCGACGTCCTCGTCTACACCGGCGACTGGCACGCCTATGGTGACGCGGAGATCGATCCGCAGAGCCCCGACGCCACCAGGGGCACCTATCCGCCGCACTGCATGGGCCTCTCCGACGACGCGGATGAGCGGGAGGGGGCGCAGATCATCCCCGAAATCCGTCCCGAGAACCCCGTCGTCCTTGCGAGAGACGCCACCGCGGACGATGCGGAATCCGTCGTGCGCACGGCGGTGAGCGAGAAGCGGCCGATCTTCATCCACAAAAAGGTGTTCAGCGTCTTTGAGGGCAATGCCGCCACGGATCCGCTGCTGCATGCCCTGCGGGATCATTTCGGCGCGCTGGACGTGGTGATGATCGGCGTGGCGCGCGACGTGTGCGTAAAGGGCGCGCTCGAGGGGTTTCTGGAGCGCGGGCAACCGGTGACGCTCGTCACCGACGCCACGTGGGGCCTGGGCCTGGAGCCCGAAGCCGAAGCGCTGGCCCGGTGGATGAACGACGGCGCCGCCCTGATCACCACGCGCGGCCTGGACCTCCGCGCCGCGCAGACGCCGCAGAAGGGCTGA
- a CDS encoding O-acetyl-ADP-ribose deacetylase, which yields MTLALRDRIEVVQADITKLDVDAIVNAANTSLLGGGGVDGAIHRAAGPELVAECRMLHGCRVGQAKITRGYRLPARWVIHTVGPVWQGGDHGEDSLLESCYRESLIIARGKELHTIAIPAISTGVYRFPIPRAARIAAASVADFLSSGTLPERVMLVCFGHEAYTEYLTAVQERV from the coding sequence ATGACGCTCGCGCTCCGTGACCGCATCGAAGTCGTTCAGGCTGATATCACCAAGCTGGACGTGGATGCCATCGTCAACGCGGCCAACACCTCGCTGCTGGGCGGCGGCGGCGTGGACGGCGCCATTCACCGCGCGGCCGGCCCGGAGCTGGTCGCCGAGTGCCGCATGCTGCACGGGTGCCGCGTGGGGCAGGCCAAGATCACCCGCGGATACCGCCTTCCCGCGCGGTGGGTGATCCATACCGTGGGGCCGGTATGGCAGGGCGGTGATCATGGCGAAGATTCACTGCTGGAAAGCTGCTATCGCGAATCGCTCATCATTGCACGCGGCAAGGAGTTGCATACCATCGCCATTCCCGCCATCAGCACCGGCGTGTACCGCTTTCCCATCCCCCGCGCGGCCCGCATCGCCGCCGCTTCCGTGGCGGACTTCCTCTCCTCCGGCACCCTTCCCGAGCGCGTCATGCTGGTGTGCTTTGGTCATGAGGCGTACACGGAATACTTGACGGCGGTGCAAGAACGCGTTTAA